One stretch of Amycolatopsis tolypomycina DNA includes these proteins:
- a CDS encoding ImmA/IrrE family metallo-endopeptidase — MTAKAREASLSSGVIAEEFYEWLESRYKTPDVQLPVIDPPADPEASAEHVRGAWSLGDTAPIVNMIHLLEAHGVAVFSLPPEYAEVDAFSFWRGSRPFVMLNTLKTAERSRFDAAHELGHLVMHGANGCGAGGRSLEKEANEFASAFLIPKAGLKQSTPKNLTTDRIISYKKKWKVSAMAMAYRLHQTGYLTDWIHRRMIVELGRLGFGKSEPEGISRESSLLLSKISESLRSRGSGIIHAARDLNIHPSDLNEIIFGIGVVSSNESEVSKSSSTGDDRKLRLIHSK; from the coding sequence ATGACCGCAAAGGCGCGAGAGGCATCCCTAAGTTCCGGCGTAATTGCTGAAGAGTTTTACGAATGGCTGGAGTCTCGCTACAAAACACCTGACGTCCAACTTCCCGTAATCGACCCTCCGGCAGATCCAGAAGCATCCGCCGAGCACGTTAGAGGCGCATGGAGTCTCGGAGACACGGCTCCGATCGTCAACATGATTCACCTTCTTGAGGCTCACGGAGTGGCGGTCTTCTCTTTGCCTCCTGAATACGCAGAGGTCGACGCTTTTTCATTTTGGCGCGGATCACGTCCGTTCGTCATGTTGAATACGCTGAAGACCGCAGAAAGGAGTCGATTCGACGCCGCACACGAACTTGGACACCTGGTCATGCACGGAGCTAACGGATGCGGGGCCGGAGGACGCTCACTAGAGAAGGAAGCCAACGAGTTCGCTTCCGCATTTTTGATTCCAAAGGCCGGCCTCAAGCAGTCCACACCCAAGAACCTAACCACGGATAGGATCATCTCCTACAAGAAAAAGTGGAAGGTTTCAGCAATGGCGATGGCATATCGCCTGCACCAAACCGGCTATCTAACCGACTGGATTCATCGCAGGATGATTGTCGAACTGGGAAGACTGGGATTCGGCAAGTCCGAACCAGAGGGCATCAGCCGCGAATCATCTCTACTCCTTAGTAAGATCTCCGAATCCCTTCGCTCTCGCGGATCTGGAATCATTCATGCAGCGCGAGATTTGAATATTCACCCTTCCGACCTAAATGAGATCATTTTTGGAATTGGCGTTGTTTCATCGAACGAGTCGGAGGTAAGTAAGAGTTCCTCCACCGGCGACGATCGCAAACTTCGACTAATTCACTCAAAGTAG
- a CDS encoding MBOAT family O-acyltransferase: MSFVSPLFLWYFMPAVLIAVLVCPRSWRNGIIAVGSLLFYTIGAGGFVFLLLGCMVVNFLAGPLLAPSPWDVHGLRRRRILIAVVSLDVAVLLVWKYAGFATQQIAAVAHWFGGSVPVASLVVPIGISFYTFHHISYVVDIYRGERQALRNPVAFAAYIAMFPQLVAGPIVRYREIADQLPQLRSHRLDDIAAGFPRFALGLCKKTIIADSLGPLVDACFKVPSDQMTFATAWVGAIAYTLQLFFDFSGYSDMAIGLGRMLGFRLPENFARPYSAVTITEFWRRWHMSLSRWFRDYVYIPLGGNRHGAARTYRNLCIVFVLTGFWHGAQWTFLVWGCYHGALLVIERRFALDMDPATPWKRYLRRALTMLLVVIGWVFFRSPDLGHALSMLGHMLIPDFDGLGAGVEQAFTNQRLVLLLAAMAVFVLPAHPVTGPLLESSRSRPATALRIGVMTVGLLYAAILIATGTFSPFLYYQF, from the coding sequence ATGTCGTTCGTTTCGCCGCTCTTCCTGTGGTACTTCATGCCGGCGGTGCTCATCGCCGTGCTGGTGTGCCCGCGGAGCTGGCGAAACGGCATCATCGCGGTCGGCAGCCTGCTGTTCTACACGATCGGCGCGGGCGGGTTCGTCTTCCTGCTGCTCGGCTGCATGGTGGTCAACTTCCTGGCCGGCCCCCTGCTGGCCCCGAGCCCCTGGGACGTCCACGGGCTGCGGCGCCGCCGGATCCTCATCGCGGTGGTGTCACTCGACGTCGCGGTGCTGCTGGTCTGGAAGTACGCGGGGTTCGCGACGCAGCAGATCGCGGCGGTGGCCCACTGGTTCGGCGGCAGCGTGCCGGTGGCGAGCCTGGTGGTGCCGATCGGCATCTCGTTCTACACGTTCCACCACATCTCGTACGTGGTCGACATCTACCGCGGCGAGCGCCAGGCCCTGCGCAACCCGGTGGCGTTCGCGGCGTACATCGCGATGTTCCCCCAGCTGGTGGCGGGCCCGATCGTGCGGTACCGCGAGATCGCGGACCAGCTCCCCCAGCTGCGGTCGCACCGCCTGGACGACATCGCGGCGGGCTTCCCGCGGTTCGCACTGGGCCTGTGCAAGAAGACGATCATCGCCGACTCCCTGGGCCCGCTGGTCGACGCGTGCTTCAAGGTCCCCTCGGACCAGATGACGTTCGCGACGGCCTGGGTCGGCGCGATCGCGTACACGCTCCAGCTGTTCTTCGACTTCTCGGGCTACTCGGACATGGCGATCGGCCTGGGCCGCATGCTGGGCTTCAGGTTGCCGGAGAACTTCGCACGGCCGTATTCGGCGGTGACGATCACGGAGTTCTGGCGCCGCTGGCACATGTCGCTCTCCCGCTGGTTCCGCGACTACGTGTACATCCCCCTGGGCGGCAACCGCCACGGAGCGGCTCGCACCTATCGCAACCTGTGCATCGTGTTCGTGCTGACGGGCTTCTGGCACGGCGCCCAGTGGACGTTCCTGGTGTGGGGCTGCTACCACGGGGCACTGCTCGTGATCGAGCGCCGGTTCGCACTGGACATGGACCCGGCAACCCCGTGGAAGCGCTATCTCCGCCGCGCCCTGACGATGCTGCTGGTGGTGATCGGCTGGGTGTTCTTCCGCTCCCCGGACCTCGGCCACGCCCTGTCGATGCTGGGCCACATGCTGATCCCGGACTTCGACGGCCTCGGCGCGGGAGTGGAGCAGGCGTTCACCAACCAGCGCCTGGTCCTGCTGCTGGCGGCGATGGCGGTGTTCGTGTTGCCGGCCCACCCGGTGACGGGACCGCTGCTGGAGTCGAGCCGAAGCCGCCCGGCCACGGCGTTGCGCATCGGCGTGATGACGGTCGGGCTGCTGTACGCGGCGATCCTGATCGCGACCGGAACGTTCAGCCCCTTCCTGTACTACCAGTTCTAG
- a CDS encoding AMED_5909 family protein, which produces MTVRRGEPKTLWDAHEVVMDRRPPNDANPSVWLAFRLGNARLYKAVADVDRGHHHEALYWAGYEERKAGEISAGLQAEGMPAD; this is translated from the coding sequence GTGACCGTGCGCAGGGGTGAGCCGAAGACGCTGTGGGACGCCCACGAGGTCGTGATGGACCGACGGCCGCCGAACGACGCGAACCCGTCGGTGTGGCTGGCGTTCCGCCTCGGCAACGCACGGCTCTATAAGGCCGTCGCGGACGTCGACCGGGGTCATCACCACGAGGCGTTGTACTGGGCCGGATATGAGGAGCGGAAGGCGGGTGAGATCTCGGCGGGACTTCAGGCGGAAGGGATGCCCGCTGATTAG
- a CDS encoding flavoprotein: MSRVLGLVASGAGGVEDLLPRLIKPAQEAGWTVTVTLTPTAGRWLAETGQLDEIEQATGYPVRVEPRSPSQKSPHPAPSCYLVAPASANFVAKMSLGIADNQALTQVNEAIGTLNLPVIVFPRVNAAHARQPSWTMHIENLRRVGVDLLYGDDVWPLHEPRSAPGRDLPWSAMLDAIEKAVPADR; this comes from the coding sequence ATGTCTCGTGTTCTTGGGCTGGTCGCCTCCGGGGCCGGCGGGGTCGAAGACCTGCTTCCGCGCCTGATCAAGCCTGCCCAGGAAGCGGGCTGGACGGTCACGGTCACCTTGACGCCCACCGCCGGGCGCTGGCTGGCCGAGACCGGGCAGCTTGACGAGATCGAGCAGGCCACTGGCTACCCGGTGCGGGTCGAGCCCCGGTCGCCGTCGCAGAAGAGCCCACACCCGGCCCCGAGCTGCTACCTGGTCGCGCCGGCCTCGGCGAACTTCGTCGCGAAGATGTCCCTCGGCATCGCCGACAATCAGGCGTTGACGCAGGTCAACGAGGCGATCGGGACGCTGAACCTGCCGGTGATCGTGTTCCCGCGCGTCAACGCGGCCCACGCGCGTCAGCCGTCCTGGACCATGCACATCGAGAACCTGCGGCGCGTCGGCGTGGACCTGCTCTACGGTGACGACGTCTGGCCGCTGCACGAACCGCGGTCCGCTCCTGGCCGGGATCTGCCCTGGTCAGCCATGCTGGACGCGATCGAGAAGGCCGTTCCGGCCGACCGCTGA
- the rlmB gene encoding 23S rRNA (guanosine(2251)-2'-O)-methyltransferase RlmB, with protein MAGNSRRQGAIRKTGTKKGAVVGSGGQRRKALEGKGPTPKAEDRPGHKAYRQANAQTKRDQARQKKADKPELIAGRNPVVEALRADVPGTALYVALNIDIDERVNEAVRLAGDKGISILEIPREELDRKTNRAMHQGLGLQVPPFEYAHPDDLMAVARNSGQTPLFVALDGVTDPRNLGAVIRSAAAFGAQGVLLPERRSAGMTAVAWRTSAGTAAKLPIAVATNLTRQLKAWANEGLMLVGLDADGSVDIDELDLAAEPLVIVLGSEGRGLSRLVRETCDATVSIPMAAGVESLNASVAAGVLLAEVARRRRAAGRV; from the coding sequence ATGGCAGGCAACTCGCGGCGCCAGGGCGCGATCCGCAAGACGGGCACCAAGAAGGGTGCCGTCGTCGGCTCGGGCGGTCAGCGCCGCAAGGCCCTCGAAGGCAAGGGCCCGACCCCGAAGGCGGAGGACCGCCCCGGGCACAAGGCCTACCGCCAGGCGAACGCCCAGACCAAGCGCGACCAGGCCCGGCAGAAGAAGGCCGACAAGCCGGAGCTGATCGCCGGGCGCAACCCGGTGGTCGAGGCGCTGCGCGCGGACGTCCCGGGCACCGCGCTGTACGTCGCGCTGAACATCGACATCGACGAGCGCGTCAACGAGGCCGTCCGGCTGGCCGGCGACAAGGGCATCTCGATCCTGGAGATCCCGCGCGAGGAGCTGGACCGCAAGACCAACCGGGCCATGCACCAGGGCCTCGGCCTGCAGGTCCCGCCGTTCGAGTACGCCCACCCGGACGACCTGATGGCGGTGGCCCGCAACTCGGGGCAGACGCCGCTGTTCGTCGCGCTCGACGGCGTCACCGACCCCCGCAACCTGGGCGCGGTGATCCGCTCGGCGGCCGCGTTCGGCGCGCAGGGCGTGCTGCTGCCGGAGCGGCGCAGCGCGGGCATGACGGCGGTGGCGTGGCGCACGAGCGCGGGCACGGCGGCGAAGCTGCCGATCGCGGTGGCGACGAACCTCACGCGGCAGCTCAAGGCGTGGGCGAACGAGGGCCTGATGCTGGTGGGCCTGGACGCCGACGGCTCGGTGGACATCGACGAGCTCGACCTGGCCGCCGAACCGCTGGTGATCGTGCTGGGCTCGGAGGGCCGCGGCCTGTCCCGCCTGGTTCGCGAGACGTGCGACGCGACGGTGTCGATCCCGATGGCCGCGGGCGTGGAGTCCCTCAACGCCTCGGTCGCGGCGGGGGTGCTGCTCGCGGAGGTGGCGAGGCGCCGCCGTGCCGCCGGGCGGGTCTGA
- a CDS encoding helix-turn-helix domain-containing protein — MRGAGDQLSIGERIAFYRRRRGLSQAVLADLVGRTEDWLSKIERGERDIRRLDVLADLARALRVTLGDLLGEPVLMEEQDKHDDVPAIRDALMAPRRLSRTLFSSAMSPEYIDPQPVRQLVEGAWSSYQKGDLGRVVTALPGLIKTTQAMEAASADDAGYKRACAAISARVHHLAATTLSKIGEADLAWIAAERAMQAADDSDDPLVLASAARSGTHALLAVGRFDDALELGDVAAKWLLPRMAEGDPAALSLYGMLYLRTAVAAARHQDRTTANDFLGHAKTAADQLGADANYWQTGFGPANVELHRLSAALDLGDVSQVIETAPRVNVDHLPVERQVTHLIDFARALSLLAKDDDALQVLLQAEQKSPTIVRHNTMVREVVRSMYRRAPATAGKSSALLALAERCGAVR, encoded by the coding sequence ATGCGTGGTGCGGGTGACCAGCTCAGCATCGGTGAGCGGATCGCGTTCTACCGGCGGCGGCGCGGGCTGTCGCAGGCGGTTCTTGCTGACCTGGTGGGCCGTACCGAGGACTGGTTGAGCAAGATCGAGCGCGGCGAGCGGGACATCCGCAGGCTCGACGTACTGGCCGACCTCGCGCGAGCGCTGCGAGTGACGCTGGGTGACCTGCTTGGCGAACCCGTGCTGATGGAAGAGCAGGACAAGCACGACGACGTCCCGGCGATCCGGGACGCGCTTATGGCTCCCCGCCGACTGTCGCGGACGCTGTTCTCCTCAGCCATGTCGCCCGAGTACATCGACCCTCAGCCAGTTCGGCAACTGGTGGAAGGTGCCTGGTCCAGCTACCAGAAGGGCGACCTCGGGCGCGTCGTCACCGCGCTGCCTGGGCTGATCAAGACCACGCAGGCGATGGAGGCGGCCTCGGCCGACGACGCTGGGTATAAGCGGGCCTGCGCGGCCATCTCGGCGCGCGTACACCACCTGGCCGCAACCACGCTAAGCAAGATCGGCGAAGCTGACCTCGCCTGGATCGCAGCCGAACGCGCCATGCAGGCAGCGGACGACTCCGACGACCCCCTGGTCCTGGCCTCGGCCGCCCGCTCCGGCACGCACGCGCTTCTGGCTGTGGGCCGGTTCGACGACGCGCTTGAGCTGGGCGACGTCGCGGCGAAGTGGTTGCTGCCCAGGATGGCTGAGGGCGATCCGGCCGCGCTGAGCCTGTACGGCATGCTCTACCTCCGCACGGCTGTCGCAGCGGCGCGACACCAGGACCGGACCACGGCGAACGACTTCCTCGGACACGCGAAAACTGCCGCTGACCAGCTGGGCGCGGACGCGAACTACTGGCAGACCGGGTTCGGGCCAGCCAACGTGGAGCTGCACCGGCTGTCGGCCGCCCTGGACCTCGGCGATGTCAGCCAGGTGATCGAGACTGCCCCTCGCGTCAACGTGGACCACCTGCCGGTGGAACGCCAGGTCACGCACCTGATCGACTTCGCCCGCGCGTTGAGCCTGCTCGCGAAGGACGACGACGCGCTTCAAGTCCTCCTACAGGCGGAGCAGAAGTCGCCGACCATCGTCCGGCACAACACGATGGTTCGGGAGGTCGTGCGGTCCATGTACCGGCGTGCCCCGGCGACGGCTGGTAAGTCCTCGGCGTTGCTCGCGCTGGCTGAGCGCTGCGGCGCGGTGAGGTAG